ATGCAATAGAGATCGGTATGGACGATGGGGTAGGTGGGGGACTCGTGCCAGGCGCCGCCATCCTTCAGAACGGTGTTGAGCACCGAAAAATACCCGCCAATGTCCGACTCCGGCTTGCGGTAGAAACCCCATGCGATCGCTTCTGGGTCCTGAATGGCCAGCCCGGCCACGGCGACGATGGCGGTGGGCTTGAGCACCAGGTTGGGGGTCTGCGTCCAGCGGTCCATGCACCGCATTTTATACCGCATGAATGTGGCGATCCCTTCCCGGATCGTCGCCCGCGCCTCCGGCTCCAGTCCGGTATAGGCCCAGTCGAAGGCGACATACGGAGTGAAATCCGTGTCGTAAAAGACATCGCTCAGATGTGGCACCCCGCCCTGGAAGAACTCGGGATTGGCCAGCGCTCCCCGTGCGCGACCGACACGGGAGCCCTTCTCCCCGAACAGATCCAGCAGCCACCGCTGCACGGCGGGCACATAGACGGGATCGCGGTCCAGCGCGAACAGGAATGCGGCGAGGCGGCCGCTGCCCTTGCGGGCGTCCGTCTGGATGCGCGCGTAATCCGTCCGGGCCCACTCCTGGCTGGCGATCAATTCGCGCAGGCGTGTCCGCTCCTGCTCCGGCATGAAGAAAGGCCGACCGTGCGCCGGGGCGTCGTTCGTCTGCGCCAGGCTCAAGAAGGCCCCCAACCAGATCAGACCCAGTAGAATCGGCAGCGCAGGACGTAACCTATTCATATTCACAGGGAAGAGCATGCCAGAAATGAAGGAAGAAGTCCAGAGTTCACGTCTGCATGCTGACCCCAAAAAGTCCCTTGCGGCGCCCTCTCGCCCTAGACTACAATGCGGCATGGCTGGCAGCTATTTAACACTCGACGAGGCAGCGAAATATCTGCACCTCGATACCGGCTACCTACTCCGTCTGCTGAAGCAGGGGGAGGTGCCGTGTCAAGCGGGTGGCGGGAGGGTAGGCTTTGACCGCGACGAGCTGGACGCCTGGGCGTCGCAGCGGATCTTGCGAATGACCGAACGCAATCTCAAAGAGTATCACCGCGAAAGTTCACGGATCACACGCTGCAGCGCGGGCGACTATGCGGTCATCCGCGGGCTGTTCGCCCCCGGCCGCACGGTGGTCGGCCTTCCCTCGCGCACCAAGGCATCGGTTCTGCGCGAACTCGTGGGCATTGCCGAGCAGGCTGGGCTGCTCTATGCCCCGGCTGACCTGATTGCCAGCCTCGAAGCGCGCGAAGCCGCCTGTTCCACCGGCCTCGGCGGCGGCGTGGCCCTCGTTCATCCGAGCAAACACGACCCCTACATCGCCGCCGAATCGTTCATCGTTCTCGCCCGCACCGCCACGCCGATCCCCTTTGGTGCGCCTGACGGCGAGAACACCGACCTCTTCTTCTTGGTCTGCTGCCTCGATGACCGGCTCCACCTCCACACCCTTGCGCGCCTCTGTACCATGCTGGGCACACCCGACGTCCTGCCGCGCATGCGCCAGGCCGCCGACGGCGCCGCGCTTTACGCTGCGGTGATCGAGACGGAGCAGCTCGTCCTCGAACACCTCGGCCGGAGCCGGGTGTAAGTCAGAGCCCCAGCCGTTTTTCAAACGCCGGATCGCGCGAAGCACCGAATTTGACGGCCAGCCGGTAGTACATTTCCGCTTCGGCGGGTTTGGCCGACATCTCCAGCGTGAGGTAGGCCATGTTCATCAGCGCGTCGGGATGGGTGGGGTTCTTCATGAGGAGCTTGTCGAGCTCCAGCATGGCCCGATACGGCTGCCCGGCTCCGAGATACGCGCCGGCGATCAGCAGTTGCACCGCCTCGTCTTCGCGCTCCGCCTGCAGATCCTCCAGAATCAAAAGCGCGTCTTGAAACGCCCGTCGCTTGCATTCCAGCACGGCCAGCATGAGGCGAGCCGGACGGTGCTCGGAATCGACACGCAAGACGTTCATGAGCGCGGTTTTTGCCTCGGCGGGGTCGTCGGTGTCGAGCATGTCGCGCGCCCAGGCCAGCTCGTCCTCAACCGACGCCGGTTGGTTTTCGGCAGGCGGGGCCTCCACCGGGGCCTCGGGCGCGACGGGCCTCGGGGCGCCATCGGCTTCATCCGGATGGCCTGCTTCCGCCGCCTGAGTTTCTGCGGACACGGCGGGCCTCGCCCCCATCACCGCCATTCGCCGGCGCGGCCCTGTGGCGGCGTCGAACTTCACCTGATCGATCTGCGTCTCGCAGAACGCGCGCCTAAAGCGCACCGCCCCGAGATCGGCCTTGGGGTATTTCGCCTCGGCCTCCAGACAGAGGTCCACCGCTTGCTGGTAGAGCGCCTCGGCGCGCGCGCAGTCCTGGTCATTTTTCCAGACCAATTCGGCTTCGCGGGAAAGGTCCGACGCCCGCTTCGCGGCGGCCTCGATCTCTTCGGACACCTTGTTCGACCGCCAGAAGAAGGCCTGCCCCTCCGTGGCCGCAAACAGAAGAATCGCCGCACAGATCCGACGTGTTGCGCCTGTCCGGCCTTTTCGCCTGGTTTCGGGTTCGTGTTTCATGGGAGCAGCATAGCATACGGCTTGAAAATCGGCAAACCCGTGTGAATGGGCCTTGACGTTCCCGTTCCGGATTGGCAAGATGCGGCCATGTACTTTCGCAGATGGCTCTTCATTCTATTGGCTAGCGCGGCTGCCGGGTGCGCTTGTGCGGCGGGGCTGTGGCTGGTTCTGCCGACCGAGAATCAGTCGGTCTTCCAGAACGCCCCCGACCGGTTTTACATGTACGTGGACCGGTTGGTCGACGGCAAGATGGAACAGGCGCTGGGGGGCGGGTTCTACGGATTCACCCGCACGCCGCTGCAGATCGGTGGAACCGTGGTCTACACGCAGTTTCACGAGGGTGTGGACATCCGGCCTCTGAGGCACGACGCGCGCGGAGAGCCGCTGGATCCCGTGACCGCCCCGGCCGACGGCCGCGTCGTCCACGTGTCCAACGTGCCGGGCAATTCCAACTATGGGCGCTATGTCGTGGTCGAGCACACGCTGCAGGGCGCCCCTTACTACACGCTCTACGCCCATCTGGCCGCGATCACCGTGGCGCGTGGCGATGCGGTCCGACAGGGGGACAGCATCGGCCGCATCGGCTATACCGGCGCCGGCATCAACAAGTCCCGCGCCCATCTGCATTATGAGTTCTGCCTGATGTTAAACCGCAATTTTGGCGGCTGGTTCAAAAAACACCACCCCCAGACACCCGACACGCACGGCATCTTCAACGGCATGAACCTCGCCGGTCTCGATCCGGTCGGCCTGACCCGCGCCGTCCGTGCCGATCCCGCCCTCACGGTGACGAACTACATCCGCGGTCAGACGCCGCTCTTCCGGCTGATTGTGAACGCCACGCCCCGTTTCGACCTGCTCCGGCTCTACCCCTGGCTGATCGAGGGCGCCGCCGATCCCCGGCCGGCAGCCTGGGCGGTGACGTTTTCGAGCCAGTTCATCCCCATGCGGGCCGAGCGGCGCGCCGACCGCGTCGCCGCGCCCGCCATCGAATGGCTCGGCCCCGCCGCGCCTGCGCTGATCTACCAGTCCCGCAAGCTGATCAGCGGCACGCCCGGAAAGCCCGCGCTCACCCCGGCGGGCCAGCGCTGGGTCAACCTGCTGACCTTCCCGGAATGAGGGCTGTCGTTCGATCCCTGCCGGACTACCGCCACGTCATCCGTTCAAACGGGAAGGCATCCTCGTTGCAGCGGATTTCGGGCGGGGCGCCGCCGGGGCGGCCGACCACCTCGACGATATCGAACCGGTAGATCAGGTCGGGAAACCCGGCCTGACTCAGAAAAGCGCGGGCCGCACGGTTGAGGGCGTGGCGCTTGGTGGCGTTGACGGACGCCCCCGGCCGCGCGATCCGCTCATCGGTGCGGGTCTTGACCTCGACAAAAGCCAGCACACCGTCACGGAGCGCAATAATGTCCAGCTCGTCGCGCCGGTTGGGTCGCACCCGGCGCCCCAGGATTTTCCAGCCGTTGTGCCGCAGCCGGTCCGCCGCCTGGTCCTCGCCCCACACCCCCAGGTCGAGCGGCGCGTCCGCCAGCCGATCATGCGTCAACCCGACCCAGACGAGGAATCGTCTCCACATCCGGGAGCCAGCCCCGTCAACGTGTCGGTCCCGCCACCGGCTCGACTGTTTCCGCCCGCCTCTGTTCACACATTCCCCCGCTCCCACACTCTCCCGCACTCTCATTCACTCCATCATCCCCAGCCGCAGCACCGGCAGGATCTCCTGTTGGAGGGTCGTGTCGAGATCGAACAGCGCAAAACCGGGACAGCCGGCCTGACGCAACGCCCGGATCTGATCGATTACCTGGATCGGGTCCAGCCGGCTCTCCGCAGCGGTCACGCCGATGCCGGGGATGATCTGCCGCGCCAAGGTTCGGGTCCGCGTCTGGTCGGCCACCAGCGCCTGAAAAGCCTCGAGACTTTCGGTGTAGTTCATGGGCATCGCATAGTCCAGAAGTCCGTTGCGCAGCCAAGCCTCCCAATCCTGCCCCACAGCCTCCACGCAGGATGGATACTTGCCGAACACAGCGGCGGTGAGCAGTTTGCCGGGCGCATGCGCGCGCAGCGCCAGCCGGGCATCGCCCACGAAGCGCCCGACCTGTTCGGTTCGCCAGCGCATAAACGCCGGCCGCTCCGGCCCACCCCAGCCCACATCCTGCGGCCAGGCCTTGAGGCGGCGCCCCAGCGCCTGTTCGAAGCGGGAGCGGACGGTCGGTCCGAGGCTGCCGTTGAAGTCGGGGTAGCGGACAAAATCGAGGTGAACGCCGTCCGGCGCGTAGCGCTCGGCCACTTCGCGCACCGCGCGCGTCAGATAGTCACGCACCTCGGGCACCGCCGGATCGAGCCACGGCCGATCCCGGCCGTCGGGGTGGGTGAGCAGCCAGCCCCGTTTGCCGAAGATGGCCAACCGGTCGGGCGTCGCCTGCTCGGTGCTGTAACACAGCAGCCAGGCATGCACCCGGATGCCGTAGGGGCGCGCCGCATCGATGCACGCCCGGAGCTGGTCGCCCTGCTCCACAAAAATGCGCGAGCGCGGTAGCACGTCGCTGGCATAATGGGCGAACCCCGCCCCGCCGACATTCACCAAGAGGTCGGAAACCCCCGCCGCATCCAACAGCATGCAGGTCCGCTTCCAATTGCCCGGATAGAGGCCCATCCCGGAATGATCCCACACGGCGCGGATCTCTCCGTTGCGAGCCGTTTGCAACAAACCATAGGCCTCGCGCATCCGCCCCTGCAACGTGATGACGCCGTTCCAGGCGTCAAATCCCTGGCCGGTGCGGAGCCGCTCGCGGATCTCCCGCTCCCAGCGCGCGGCGGCCTGAGCCGCAACCACCGCCCGCACGCGCTTGGCGGGATCGGCGACCTTCTGAGCCGCCGTCTCGATCGCTGCAGGCGAGGTGTAAGCGCCCGCCAGACGCGCCTGTTCCAGAAGGCGGCGGGCCGCCTTCCCCCACAACGACGGGTCGGCCGACGCCGCCAATCCGAGTAGCAACCGCCCCTTGGCTGCGGCGTCCCCGTCCGCCAGCAGCACATGCGTCATCCAATAGCCGTTGTTCGACACCAGCCACGCCGGGTCGGTCGCCTGACCCGCCCGGTCAACCCACCACGCCAGCACCGACGCGCGCCCCTCCACCGGCTGCGCGGCCATCAGGTTGGGGGACGTCTGGCGGATCTCCTCGGGAACGCCCGCCGGTCGCGAGGCCGCGAAGCGCATGGCCGACCAGCGGCCATCCGTTCCCGCCCGCTGATACCCCGTCACGCGCACGCCCATCAGTTCGCCGAGCGCCGCCGATGCCGAATAACAGACGATCAGGCGTCCGCCCTGTTCGACGAATGCGCGGCATGCCGCCACCTGCACCTCCGTCGGCTGCGACACATAGACCAGCACCGCCACCCGTTGGCCGCTCAATTTCTTGTCCAGCGCCGTGTCGTCGGCCGTCTCGGCTTCCAGCCCGACCTCGCGATACCAGCGAGTGACATGCCGGGCGAGCGCGGCGGCAAACCGCCGTTCGCCCTCGGGCACCGAATCGTGTCCGTGAATCACGCGCACATCGGCCGCCGGAGCCTGGGCGCAACACACCGCCACAAGACCCACGATCACCCCCCACAGACGCCAGTCTCCTCCTCGAATGGATCGCATCGGACTCCTCAATTGATAAGCGCGTGAATCGGCGCCGGGATGTGTCCCCCGCGCCCGACAAAGGTCTCTGCGCCCTGGGGGCACGCTGGCGCGGTCACGACCCCCGCGCCAAAAAGACCGCCAAAATCAACCCGATCACCGAGTGCCGCATCCGGCACCGGGATCACCCGCACACCCGTGGTCTTGCGGGTCGAGATGCCGATCGCGGCCTCATCCATGATGATCCCCGCCAGGCACGCCTCGGTTGTGCCGCCCGGCAGCAGAATCATGTCCAGCCCGACCGAACAGACCGCCGTCATCGCCTCCAGCTTTTCCAGGGTCAAGTCCCCCCGCTCGACCGCACCTGAGAGGGCGTGATCCTCCATGACCGGAATGAAGGCGCCGGAGAGGCCGCCCACGGCGCTCGAGGCGAACGCGCCACCTTTCTTGACGGCGTCGTTGAGCAGCATCACGGCGGTGGTTGTTCCGGGAGCGCCGACCCGCTCAACGCCCATGGCCTGATAAATTTCGCCGACGCTGTCGCCCACGCGCGGCGTCGGCGCAAGCGAGAGGTCCACCACGCCGAAGGGGACGTTCAACCGGCCGGCCACTTCGCGGCCGATCAATTCGCCGGTGCGGGTGACGCGAAAGGCGGTGTGCTTGATCTCCTCGGCGATCCGGTCGAGCGTCGCATCGGGATAGCGGGCCAGCAGCCGGTCGATGGCCCGTTTCACCACGCCGGGTCCGCTTACGCCGACGTTGATCACGCATTCGGGCTCGCCCGCGCCGAGCATCGCTCCGGCCATGAAGGGGTTGTCCTCGGGCATGTTGGCAAAGACCACGATCTTCGCCGCGCCGAACCCGCGCTGCGCCCGGGTCGCCTGCGCCGTGGCGATGATCTGCCGCGCGGCCAGGCGGATCGCATCCACGTTCATCCCCGCGCGGGTGGTGCCCACGTTGATCGAGGCGCAGATCCGCCCGGTCTGCGCGAGCGCCTGCGGCAGCGCCTCCAGCAGCGTCCGCTCGCCCGGGGTGATCCCTTTGTGAACCAGCGCCGAGAATCCGCCGAGGAGATCGATCCGCACCGCCGCGGCCGCCCGATCCAGCGCCTGCGCCAGCTTCACCGCCGTCTCCACAGAGTGCCCTTCGAGGAGGATCGAAGCGGGCGAGATCGCGATTCGCTTGTTGACGATCGGCAGCCCGTATTTGGCCGACACCTCGTCGCAGAACGCCACATGGCAGCCCGCGAGGGCGACAATCCGGTCGTAAACGGCGCGCACCATCGCATCGGGGTCGCGGCCGGCGCAGACGTTGAGGTTGATGCCGAGGGTGACGGTGCGCACGTCGAGATTCTCCTGCTCGACCATGCGCAAGGTGTCCAGAATGCCTTGGTGTGCAATCATGGCTCAATTCCCGGAAAGCAGATTGTGGATCGCGCCGATCTCGCTCGTGGCGCGGAAGATGTTTTGGTGGCAGATCGACGCGCGCAGCCCGCGCCGAGCCATCTCGGCTCGGAAGTCGGCCTGCACCTGGCGAAAGTCGGCCTCGGGCGGCAGCACGACCTCGGCGATGTAGACCACGTCGTCGTGTTCGCCCTCGACCGTCCAATCGATGATGTTGATCCCCCGGTCGACCAAAAACTGGCTGATGCCGTACACCGTCCCGGGGCGGTCGGGCCCGTGGGTCGTGACAACGTAAGTCGGCCCGGCCGGCAGCGGCGTGGGCGGCGGCTTGGCAAACGGCCGAACCGTGACGGCGGCATCCGGCTCGAGCGCGCCAGCCAGCGCCGCCGACAGCGCCGCCGGGTCGGCGGGTCGCGCAAAAGCAACCGTGAACACCAGACTGAAAAAGCCGTGAACGATGGTCTGTCGGATAACGACAATGTTGCCGCCCTGGTCGAAGACCACCCGCGTCACATCGCGCAGGATGCCGACGCGGTCGGGAAGAAGCACGGATATGATGGCTTGTTTCATGACGTGTTCAGGGCAGCGCCGGCGCGAGTTCGGTAGCGGATGGGAGCGTTTCGAGCGACGTCTGGAGTAGGCGGATGCTGTTTTCGACATCGCCGAGGCTGAGGGTTTCGACCGCGCTGTGCATGTAGCGAAGCGGCACGCTGATGAGGGCGACCGCGGCGCCACCGCCCGCCTGACGCATGGCCCAGGCGTTGGTCGAGCTGCCGCGACTGCGGACCTGGCGCTGAAAGGCGATGGCCTGCGCGGCGGCGGTTTTCTCCAGGTGGCCCCGGAGAACCGGATTATAGGTCGGGCCGTAACCGATGATCGGGCCCTTGCCGAGGGCGACATCCCCGACCAGCTTGTTGTCGTTGCCCGGGGTGTCCGAGGCGAACCCCACATCCACACAGATTCCGGCATGCGGGCGGATCGCATAGGCGGCGGTGGTCGCGCCGACCAGGCCCAGTTCCTCCTGCACCGATGCCACCAGATGGATCTCGGCGGCGAGTGATTGGCCCGCCAGGCGGCGGAAAGCCTCGCAGACGATGAACGCGCCGATCCGGTTGTCAAAGCCCCGGCACGACACGCGG
Above is a window of Lentisphaerota bacterium DNA encoding:
- a CDS encoding helix-turn-helix domain-containing protein: MKKGRPCAGASFVCARLKKAPNQIRPSRIGSAGRNLFIFTGKSMPEMKEEVQSSRLHADPKKSLAAPSRPRLQCGMAGSYLTLDEAAKYLHLDTGYLLRLLKQGEVPCQAGGGRVGFDRDELDAWASQRILRMTERNLKEYHRESSRITRCSAGDYAVIRGLFAPGRTVVGLPSRTKASVLRELVGIAEQAGLLYAPADLIASLEAREAACSTGLGGGVALVHPSKHDPYIAAESFIVLARTATPIPFGAPDGENTDLFFLVCCLDDRLHLHTLARLCTMLGTPDVLPRMRQAADGAALYAAVIETEQLVLEHLGRSRV
- a CDS encoding M23 family metallopeptidase, producing the protein MGLDVPVPDWQDAAMYFRRWLFILLASAAAGCACAAGLWLVLPTENQSVFQNAPDRFYMYVDRLVDGKMEQALGGGFYGFTRTPLQIGGTVVYTQFHEGVDIRPLRHDARGEPLDPVTAPADGRVVHVSNVPGNSNYGRYVVVEHTLQGAPYYTLYAHLAAITVARGDAVRQGDSIGRIGYTGAGINKSRAHLHYEFCLMLNRNFGGWFKKHHPQTPDTHGIFNGMNLAGLDPVGLTRAVRADPALTVTNYIRGQTPLFRLIVNATPRFDLLRLYPWLIEGAADPRPAAWAVTFSSQFIPMRAERRADRVAAPAIEWLGPAAPALIYQSRKLISGTPGKPALTPAGQRWVNLLTFPE
- a CDS encoding YraN family protein → MRVRESVGAGECVNRGGRKQSSRWRDRHVDGAGSRMWRRFLVWVGLTHDRLADAPLDLGVWGEDQAADRLRHNGWKILGRRVRPNRRDELDIIALRDGVLAFVEVKTRTDERIARPGASVNATKRHALNRAARAFLSQAGFPDLIYRFDIVEVVGRPGGAPPEIRCNEDAFPFERMTWR
- a CDS encoding PFL family protein, which encodes MIAHQGILDTLRMVEQENLDVRTVTLGINLNVCAGRDPDAMVRAVYDRIVALAGCHVAFCDEVSAKYGLPIVNKRIAISPASILLEGHSVETAVKLAQALDRAAAAVRIDLLGGFSALVHKGITPGERTLLEALPQALAQTGRICASINVGTTRAGMNVDAIRLAARQIIATAQATRAQRGFGAAKIVVFANMPEDNPFMAGAMLGAGEPECVINVGVSGPGVVKRAIDRLLARYPDATLDRIAEEIKHTAFRVTRTGELIGREVAGRLNVPFGVVDLSLAPTPRVGDSVGEIYQAMGVERVGAPGTTTAVMLLNDAVKKGGAFASSAVGGLSGAFIPVMEDHALSGAVERGDLTLEKLEAMTAVCSVGLDMILLPGGTTEACLAGIIMDEAAIGISTRKTTGVRVIPVPDAALGDRVDFGGLFGAGVVTAPACPQGAETFVGRGGHIPAPIHALIN
- a CDS encoding ACT domain-containing protein; protein product: MSKTASAYSRRRSKRSHPLPNSRRRCPEHVMKQAIISVLLPDRVGILRDVTRVVFDQGGNIVVIRQTIVHGFFSLVFTVAFARPADPAALSAALAGALEPDAAVTVRPFAKPPPTPLPAGPTYVVTTHGPDRPGTVYGISQFLVDRGINIIDWTVEGEHDDVVYIAEVVLPPEADFRQVQADFRAEMARRGLRASICHQNIFRATSEIGAIHNLLSGN
- a CDS encoding M42 family metallopeptidase, with product MMAALFWRGASMTLDTSALELLKRLLATPTPSGWEANGLRLLAAALQPHAASVSLDLHGNLHAVLNPGAPMRVMIEGHCDEIGFMVQYIDDKGFLTLTAVGGVTVPLLAGERVVIQGLAGPVNGVFGVRPPHLMKPDERDKVAPKEMTDIVVDIGASSRQDAESLIELGAPAVIDAGWRPLAGDRVSCRGFDNRIGAFIVCEAFRRLAGQSLAAEIHLVASVQEELGLVGATTAAYAIRPHAGICVDVGFASDTPGNDNKLVGDVALGKGPIIGYGPTYNPVLRGHLEKTAAAQAIAFQRQVRSRGSSTNAWAMRQAGGGAAVALISVPLRYMHSAVETLSLGDVENSIRLLQTSLETLPSATELAPALP